The DNA region CTCTGACATGTTGCAAATTCCTGCTTGCGCATGCCAGTAACGTCAACACGACTGCGAGGGCTGTTAATAACCAGTAATCATCCGCAAATCCCCGTTGCATTTTGAAATGGGGTTCAGGGTCTCGGAGTTCAAGCGGGAGGCATAGATCAAGCGTACGGGGTTACAGGAGTTTGAGGACACGCTTTCAGGTATATGTATTATTATCGAGGTAATGTTTTCTGTGGTTTTTAGGCCTGGGCCGTTGAACACTTCCCGTGTGGTCACAAAACATACTATCATTGTCTTGCGGCTCATCTGCccgcctcctctcccccccaagAGCCAAGAGACTTTGCACCATAGTCGGGTGCCATTAAAGGTCCTACCCTGGGTGTGCTAATGTCTGCTGTGGTCACTACTAAACGTTATGCACCTGTGTTCATAAACATAGACATCAGGGACGTAACACACGAGAGGGGAAGCCAGTTTGACTCACGTGACGTGGTAGGCGCTAGCTTCAGACACTACACTCTCGTTGCTTACTTGCAGTCCATCCAGTTAACCTCGATGCTTACTGGCAGCCAACGAACAGCCGACTCTCTAGGTAACAAGGCGCGCTGGTGAACTCCAAGTCACCTGTCTGCCTGGTCGCCTCACACTGCATCCAGTACTCATGCAGGCCTCATGCGGCTGCAACTCAGGTCGCCAATCGCTCGACTTGAGGCCGCCATCGATGCCTTGATGCGGGGTGACTGTATGTTCGCCTTACATTCTGCACCAATAGAACTGTAATGTCGTGTCCTTATCATCGACCTACagcatgctgctgctgcccatGGAACAAAGAGCCGCGCGGTACTGCCGGGCCTCAAAAAGGACTGCTGTCCCTTGTGCGGCCAGATTGTGTTTCTTCCCCGGTTCATCCTGCGCTTTTGCTTCTTTCTCCATTATACCACTTCAAGTCTCAAGAAACTCGACGCTCAATTTGATCATCATGGGTGGTCAGAATGACAAGGTCAGCTTGTTGATGGACAGTCCATGTCTTGGTAAAAGATTGCGAACAAGCTGACGTGCCATAGGTCGTCAACGACGAGACTGGCTCGGTAGCTAGTTTCGAAGAGGTCGGCCTCAGACAATTGTCGAGGGATAGCCAGGCCTTGGTTACTGGGGATGTATACGGGGACAAGTCAACCACAGACGTGCTCTACGTATTGCAGTACCTCGGCATCTCAGGCAAAATTCTTGATAGTACGCCCCCGTTTCTACATCATTCCCTTGCAAGTACTCGATCCTAAAACGGCAATAGTCCGGGAAAGCACCACTCCCTTCAAGGAGATAGCCGAATACGGAAAACCCGTAGATGATACTTGCAAACGCAGTGCCAGGCCCATTCTCGAGATCGTGACCAAGGTGTCGACCGGTGTCAACCCCAGGCGCCCACTCCGACCCGGATGTGTCCGCGTCTTTAACGCCGAAGATGAGGACTACGACTCGATGTCTTCTGAGAGCGAGAATGAAGGTCGGGCCAAGCCGGCCAGGGCCGGGCGCACGCAAATGATCATTCACTCCGAGTACCTCATCAATGCCCTGAAGGCAGTCGTGGCTTACTATCCCAACGTCAACCTCCTCGGAAACAATgtcgtcatcgacgcccCCTACCGTGTCATTGTACACCATCTCGAGGCGTTAAAGAGGTATAGATACCATCAGCCTGCCAGTCACTCCTCCGACTACGCTCGCATGACAGCGGAGCATGTGGATGTGCTCCTGAATTTCATTGAACAGACCGTAGGAGAGGTTCTTCTCAAGGAAGAGGAGCGACACCAGCGCAGCGTCCCGGTCGCCACTTTCGAGAACTACTGGGTGGCTCTGAAGCCCGGCGAGGTCATCTTCGTCAAGCAAAACGACCTCTGGCAGCCACAGGTCATCAGCAGGGTGTTACAGGATGTCACGACTGACGGACGCAACCGCCAGATCCAAGTCGTTTCCTGGTACCTGGAGCTCGACCACAAGCGCATCGTCCGTACGACGGATCAAATTAACATTCCTTTCTGGACGGGTGAGCAGGTCGTCCATTCGCTGGACGCCATACCGGCGCGCCTGTTCCCGGAGGGCCCGGACGCCATGCTCAAGAAGCAGATCGAGCTAGGAAAGATGTACTGGGAGCTACTGCAGCGGCCGACGTACATGGAATATGACGGCATGCTTGTGCAGTCATACCCGGGGTTTCGCGGAGGAGGACCTTTGTCTCACGGGTCCTCGGGCTACGTATGTTGTTCTCCCATCCCCGACCATCTTGACCTGACATCCGAACCAACGAACGAGCCTTAGATGACCGGACGAGTGATTTGTGACGCCGAGGGGCACGGTCGACTGAGCATGCGTGCGCCGGAGAACCGAAACAACCCCCCGATGCCGCGAGGCAGGCTGATGCACGTCATGCCGGGCCAagccccgccgccgccgcaagaCCACCTGCCTCACTTCCTCCCACGCTGCGGCTGCACGGAGTGCGACGTCGAGACCGACCGCACAGACGTCTCGCCGTTTGCCGACTTGGAAGGCATCAGCCCCCAgacttcgccggcaccgacCCAAGACATCTTCTACATCGCGTGTACCCATGTCATCCCCGGGTTTCTCCTCGGTGACCGTCGCTGGGGACACCTGAACCTTGAGTGCCTGCGgcccgtcgtcaccgaccgCGAGGCGTTCAGGtttctcgtcctcgacgacgagatcaagaTGACGGTCAAGGCGCTCATCGGCAAGTTCGCGGCGGCCGACTCGGGCAAGGTGTCGCCCTGGGCCAACGACTTCGTCCGGAACAAGGGCGAGGGCcgcatcttcctcctccacggcgcccccggcgtcggcaagaCGTGCACGGCCGAGTGCGTCGCCGAGCTGACAAACCGCCCGCTCATATCGCTGACGTCGGGCGACCTCAGCGTCAGCTCGGGCAGCGTCGAACGCAACCTCTCGTACTTCCTCGAGCTGGGCCAGCgcttcggcgccctcgtcctcctcgacgaggccgacgtctACCTCGAGCGCCGGCGCGCAAAGGACATTGCGCGCAACGGCCTCGTCTCCGTCTTCCTCCGCGCCCTCGAGTACTACCGTGGCGTGCTGTTTCTGACGACGAACCGCGTCCAGGCCTTCGATGCCGCCTTCACCTCGCGCATCCACGTCGCGCTGCACTACCGGAACCTGACTGACGCCGACCGCGA from Colletotrichum higginsianum IMI 349063 chromosome 4, whole genome shotgun sequence includes:
- a CDS encoding ATPase; the encoded protein is MLLLPMEQRAARYCRASKRTAVPCAARLCFFPGSSCAFASFSIIPLQVSRNSTLNLIIMGGQNDKVVNDETGSVASFEEVGLRQLSRDSQALVTGDVYGDKSTTDVLYVLQYLGISGKILDIRESTTPFKEIAEYGKPVDDTCKRSARPILEIVTKVSTGVNPRRPLRPGCVRVFNAEDEDYDSMSSESENEGRAKPARAGRTQMIIHSEYLINALKAVVAYYPNVNLLGNNVVIDAPYRVIVHHLEALKRYRYHQPASHSSDYARMTAEHVDVLLNFIEQTVGEVLLKEEERHQRSVPVATFENYWVALKPGEVIFVKQNDLWQPQVISRVLQDVTTDGRNRQIQVVSWYLELDHKRIVRTTDQINIPFWTGEQVVHSLDAIPARLFPEGPDAMLKKQIELGKMYWELLQRPTYMEYDGMLVQSYPGFRGGGPLSHGSSGYMTGRVICDAEGHGRLSMRAPENRNNPPMPRGRLMHVMPGQAPPPPQDHLPHFLPRCGCTECDVETDRTDVSPFADLEGISPQTSPAPTQDIFYIACTHVIPGFLLGDRRWGHLNLECLRPVVTDREAFRFLVLDDEIKMTVKALIGKFAAADSGKVSPWANDFVRNKGEGRIFLLHGAPGVGKTCTAECVAELTNRPLISLTSGDLSVSSGSVERNLSYFLELGQRFGALVLLDEADVYLERRRAKDIARNGLVSVFLRALEYYRGVLFLTTNRVQAFDAAFTSRIHVALHYRNLTDADRERIWANNFERLDRDSDGRVRVAVAAREYAYDSRDVRALRWNGREIRNALQTALALAESDAADEGSDRICVADKHLRAVVKMSRGFRDYLRSGGVYDGECELGESEGDDDEDVYSD